A stretch of the Streptomyces sp. NBC_00078 genome encodes the following:
- a CDS encoding FadR/GntR family transcriptional regulator: MSTLAHTMMTAARSADSGLVGPGELDRYPYAETPVVDRVGAPAWESTDPELSRVGRRAAGSRGRGLHGQLVQQLGQMIVSGDLGADRPLVPEEIGQRFEVSRTVVRESLRVLEAKGLVSARPNVGTRVRPVSDWNLLDADIIEWRAFGPQRDDQRRELSELRWTMEPLAARLAAGHGREDVQQRLADMVEIMGHAMGQGDAITFSRADAEFHSLLIQVAGNRMLEHLSGIVSAALHVSGGPITGCDRPNETSLGHHGRIVDALATGDGATAESAMRQLLTVHPEVERVVPAPREH; the protein is encoded by the coding sequence GTGAGTACCCTTGCGCACACCATGATGACCGCCGCCCGCTCCGCAGACTCAGGTCTCGTCGGCCCGGGCGAACTCGACCGCTACCCCTACGCCGAGACCCCCGTGGTCGACCGCGTCGGAGCCCCCGCCTGGGAGAGCACGGACCCGGAGCTGAGCCGCGTCGGGCGGCGTGCCGCAGGCAGCCGGGGGCGCGGGCTGCATGGCCAACTCGTCCAGCAGCTTGGCCAGATGATCGTCTCCGGTGACCTGGGCGCAGACCGTCCGCTGGTGCCGGAGGAGATCGGCCAGCGCTTCGAGGTCTCCCGCACCGTCGTCCGCGAGTCGCTCCGCGTCCTGGAGGCCAAGGGCCTGGTCAGTGCCCGCCCGAACGTCGGCACGCGCGTGCGCCCCGTCAGCGACTGGAACCTCCTCGACGCGGACATCATCGAATGGCGAGCCTTCGGGCCGCAGCGTGACGACCAGCGCCGCGAGCTGAGCGAGCTGCGCTGGACGATGGAGCCGCTCGCCGCCCGTCTCGCCGCCGGGCACGGGCGCGAGGACGTCCAGCAGCGGCTCGCTGACATGGTCGAGATCATGGGGCACGCGATGGGGCAGGGTGACGCCATCACGTTCTCCCGCGCCGATGCCGAGTTCCACTCCCTGCTCATCCAGGTCGCGGGCAACCGGATGCTGGAGCACCTGTCCGGGATTGTTTCGGCGGCCCTCCATGTCTCAGGCGGTCCGATCACCGGCTGTGACCGGCCGAACGAGACCTCGCTGGGGCACCACGGAAGGATCGTCGACGCCCTCGCCACCGGGGACGGCGCGACGGCCGAATCGGCCATGCGTCAACTGCTCACGGTCCACCCCGAGGTGGAGCGCGTGGTGCCCGCGCCGCGCGAACACTGA